The window AAGGGAGCTTTTTTATGAAATTATAAATAATTTTTGCTGTTAATCCCCATATGATTTTATCTTTATATATATAAAAATAGGTTTTATAAAAACCCTTTCTCCAATTATAATTTTTTCCGTTCGGAATTAAATGATAGGGATAATTTTCAGGAGGAACCATTTTTACATCAACTTTATATTTTAAAGGAGAATAATTTATAAAAAAATCCAATGGGACAAAGAAAATTTCAGAAACTTCATCATAATTAAGTTTTAGATCGGAGTTTTTAAAATCTTTAATATATACTAAAAATGGATAAATGATAAAATTAAATGGTGTTGAAAAATAATTTAACTGGGCGATTTTTTCAACTTTTTCATGTGTGATTCCAACCTCTTCTTCTAATTCTCTAATTCCTGCACTATAGAGAGCTTCATTTTTTTCAACTGCTCCACCAGGTAAACTAACTTCTCCGGGCTGACTTAATTTATCTGATCTTATTTCAAATAGAATGTGAAGTTTATTATTTATTTTAAGCAATGGAACCATTACAGAAAAAATTTTCAAATCCTCTGTGAAGTGTGCATTTTCTCCCCTAAATAAAATTTTAATATCGTTTATATCCATGATATTCCTCCAGAAAATAATATTTATTATATATTATATCATAATAATAAAAAATGCCCCTTTTGGGGCATTTAATCATGGATATATTCCTCTTAATCTTGTAGCAGTTGCAACTCTTTCAATTGCAATAACATATGCTGCAGATCTCATATCTGTTTTATATTTTTCCATAGTTTTAATAGTTGACCAGAAAGCATCTTTCATTTTTCTGTGTAATGCATTTCTAACATCTTCTAATTCCCAGAAGTAATATTGTAAGCCTTGTACCCATTCAAAATAAGATACTGTAACTCCGCCTGAGTTTGCAAGGAAATCAGGAACAATTAAAACACCTTTTTCATTTAATATTTCATCAGCTTCAGGAGTAATAGGACCATTAGCACCCTCAACTATTAATTTAGCTCTAACATCCTTAGCATTCTTTTCTGTTATAACGTTTTCAATAGCAGCTGGAATTAAAATATCAACATCTAAAGTTAATAATTCATCATTTGTAATTTTTTTGAAATTAACTTCTCCATCGTAATCGTTTAATCTGGTTTTTCTTGCAGAGATATAATCCATAATATCTCTTATTTCATCTGGTGTGAATCCATCTTCTTTATAAACGCCTGTTGAACTATCACTGAATGCTACAACCTTCATACCTAATTCTTCTGCTGTCAATAATGCAGCATAAGTACCAACATTACCAAAACCATGGACAGCAACTGTTAATTGCTCATTTTGTTTTGTAAATACACCTTTGTCTCTTAAGTAGTTAGTAGCTTCTTCAACACATACTCTAACCCCTCTACCTGTAGCTTCAGTTCTTCCTTTAGAACCACCTATATCTAAAGGTTTACCTGTAACAATACCGAGTACAGAATGTCCAACATTCATTGAATAAGTATCCATATACCATGCCATTACCTGTGGGTTGGTATTTACATCTGGTGCAGGAATATCCCTATCTTCACCTATAATTACCTGTATTTCTGAGAAAAATCTTCTTGATAGTCTTTCCAATTCTCCGTCAGATAATTCTTTTGGATTTACTGTAACTCCACCTTTACCTCCACCATATGGGATATCAACAACAGCAGATTTCCAAGTCATCCAGAAAGCTAAAGCTCTAACTTCGTCTAAAGTTACATCCTGATGATATCTAATTCCACCTTTAGCAGGTCCTCTAGCAATATTGTGTTGAACTCTGTGTCCAGTGAATACCCTTATTGAACCATCATCCATTTTTACAGGAAAATTAACTGTTAGTTCTCTTTTTGGTTTTGAAAGTACTGCTTGTAAATTTGGGTCTAAATCCATTACTTTACATGCTTTATCAAACTGTTTCAATGCATTTTCAAATAAGCTCATGCCAGCACCCTCCTCAGATAAAATAACTTCATTTTAATTTTAAAATTTTTTACCAAATAAAACAAGCCGTATATGAGTGATTTCCAGCCATATATGCGTATTTATTTTAGATTAGGTATAAAAATCTCTCTTGATTATATAATATGAAAAATTTTTCACGAAAAAAATTTCTTATTGATAATGGTTGTTTTTATTAACTTAATATTTAATTTTTTACTCTAATGCTTTTCATTTACTTATGAGTTAATCTAAACAAAAATAACTTGTTTTGTATTTTAAAAATTTATTTGATATAATGAATATGATAAAAATTCCAAAAGGAGGAAGGAAAATGAAAGTACTCGTTATCAACTCAGGCAGTTCTTCTATAAAATATCAATTATTGGACATGACAACAGAAAAAGATTTATCAAAAGGTTTAGTTGAAAGAATAGGTATAAATGGATCAAGAATTGTTCATAAAGTAAATGGCGAAAAACATATTTTAGAACATGAAATTCCAAATCATGAAGTAGGATTAAAACTTGTTTTAGACTTATTAACAGATGAAAAATATGGTGTATTGAAAGATTTAAAAGAAATAGATGCAGTAGGTCACAGAGTTGTCCATGGTGGGGAACGATTTGCATCTTCAGTTAAAATTACTGATGAAGTGTTAAAAACCATAGAAGCACTATCTTTCCTTGCGCCTTTACATAATCCTGCAAATATAATGGGAATTAAATCTGCAATGAAATTATTACCAGGCGTACCACAGGTTGGAGTTTTCGATACAGCATTTCATCAAAAAATGCCATCAAAAGCATATTTATATGCAATACCTTATGAATATTATGAAAAATACAAAATTAGAAGATATGGTTTTCACGGAACAAGTCATAGATATGTAGCTAAGAGAGCTTCAGATATTTTAGGAAAACCATATGATGAATTGAAAATTATAACTGTACATGTTGGTAATGGAGCTTCTGTTGCTGCTGTTAAAAATGGAGTTTCTGTAGATACATCGATGGGGTTCACTCCGCTTGAAGGATTGGTAATGGGTACAAGAAGTGGTGATATTGATCCTGCAATTGTTGAATTTTTGGAAAAAGAAGAAGGTTTATCCGCAAAAGAAGTTGTTAATATTTTA is drawn from Marinitoga sp. 1197 and contains these coding sequences:
- a CDS encoding NUDIX hydrolase, coding for MDINDIKILFRGENAHFTEDLKIFSVMVPLLKINNKLHILFEIRSDKLSQPGEVSLPGGAVEKNEALYSAGIRELEEEVGITHEKVEKIAQLNYFSTPFNFIIYPFLVYIKDFKNSDLKLNYDEVSEIFFVPLDFFINYSPLKYKVDVKMVPPENYPYHLIPNGKNYNWRKGFYKTYFYIYKDKIIWGLTAKIIYNFIKKLP
- a CDS encoding Glu/Leu/Phe/Val family dehydrogenase, which codes for MSLFENALKQFDKACKVMDLDPNLQAVLSKPKRELTVNFPVKMDDGSIRVFTGHRVQHNIARGPAKGGIRYHQDVTLDEVRALAFWMTWKSAVVDIPYGGGKGGVTVNPKELSDGELERLSRRFFSEIQVIIGEDRDIPAPDVNTNPQVMAWYMDTYSMNVGHSVLGIVTGKPLDIGGSKGRTEATGRGVRVCVEEATNYLRDKGVFTKQNEQLTVAVHGFGNVGTYAALLTAEELGMKVVAFSDSSTGVYKEDGFTPDEIRDIMDYISARKTRLNDYDGEVNFKKITNDELLTLDVDILIPAAIENVITEKNAKDVRAKLIVEGANGPITPEADEILNEKGVLIVPDFLANSGGVTVSYFEWVQGLQYYFWELEDVRNALHRKMKDAFWSTIKTMEKYKTDMRSAAYVIAIERVATATRLRGIYP
- the ackA gene encoding acetate kinase yields the protein MKVLVINSGSSSIKYQLLDMTTEKDLSKGLVERIGINGSRIVHKVNGEKHILEHEIPNHEVGLKLVLDLLTDEKYGVLKDLKEIDAVGHRVVHGGERFASSVKITDEVLKTIEALSFLAPLHNPANIMGIKSAMKLLPGVPQVGVFDTAFHQKMPSKAYLYAIPYEYYEKYKIRRYGFHGTSHRYVAKRASDILGKPYDELKIITVHVGNGASVAAVKNGVSVDTSMGFTPLEGLVMGTRSGDIDPAIVEFLEKEEGLSAKEVVNILNKKSGVLGLTKGFSSDMRDIEDNAIEGDPVCRLAFDIYEYRIAKYIGAYVAAMNGVDAIVFTAGVGENSPIMREEIIENYLGYLGIEVDKEANKIRGEEKIISTKDSKVTVMVVPTNEELMIARDTKEIIEKGLDELKI